In Danaus plexippus chromosome 8, MEX_DaPlex, whole genome shotgun sequence, the sequence TCTAAAGCGCGAAGAATTTTGAACGAAAAACTGTGAACGCTCAGTACGCAGTACGATGAAGTAACCTCGTATTAAGGGTACTAGTGTATCTGTTGTGTCTTACTTGGTGACGTCATGCGTAGAGGTCTGTTGTGTAAGAAATGAGTTAGAaacaaatatcttataattgaTGATACGACTCCGTGACCCTCAACCCGGTGACAAGATTTTAAGGAAaatgaacattatttatacctatattatatacttacacAGTAATATGTTTAGTATGAGATGTTTACTGCTtaggatattaatatttgaccAGTGAAACAATAGTAAAATGTTTAGGAACTTACTCGACAGAGATTCAGTCCGATGTTCAATTATTGAGTGGTCGACGTACCCACTATATATAGTTTGTATCGTTTCAGAACAAACCTGCCGAAGGAGGTGATGGGCTTCCCCGATTTCCCCATTAAAGGAAgtgaaaaatcttatatatcgGCAAAGGAAATGCTGAACTTTCTAGATCGTTACGCCGAGGAACATAACgtcaaaaaatgtattaaagtcGGTATTTATGtgtcatatatacatttatttatgtaattgtaattaatatttacccCGCGTGTCATTTGTATTGCAGTTCAAACATCATGTGCAAATGATAAAACCGAAGCAGACTCCCGCCGGCGAGCTCTGGGACGTCACATACAAGCACCTGGCCACGGGGCTCTCCACCACCAGGGAGTATGACTACGTGTTCGTGTGTAACGGACACTACAACACGCCCTTCATACCTAATATACCAGGACTTAAGAACTTTGAaggtatttcttattaaacatTCAATCTATCTCTCTCTTCTGCTTCTTTCTCCTagtctctctctctctttctgTCACAGGTGAAGTAATGCACAGCCACGACTATCGCGTCCCCGATGTATTCAAAGACAAGAACGTGCTGGTGATCGGTGCGGGTCCGTCTGGGCTGGACATCGCGCTAGAGATAACCAGCGTCTGTAGCAAGGTGATACTCAGCCACCATATCAAGGACCAGCTGAAGTCCACCTTCCCCAGCAACTTGGAACAGAAGCCGGACGTCGTCCGGATCGAAGGAAACGCTGCTGTGTTCCAAGATGGTACCACCGAACAAATTGATGTAGTTTTCCTCTGTACTGGTAAGGGGTGCGAAACGACGTATTAAAATAACCCATGAAAGTACCAGGGTATCATAATCACGGAGATAATATCCCCAGGATATTTGTACAACTTCCCATTCCTCCACGAGTCGTGTGATATCGTGGTAGAGGACAACTGCGTGGAGCCACTGTACAAGCACGTGGTCAACATCAGACACCCTAGCATGTGCTTCATCGGCGTCCCCTACTACGTGTGCGCCTTCTCCATGTTCGACTTGCAGGTCCTTATAACCaattaattatcaatcaaaactatatataataaatacatagtaagAGAATTCgtatacatttcatttttggTGAAAAGCTCTTTTTGTTTCTCTTATATTaaagtgtaataataattaaaaaacataaatagtaattaaaaaatttctccAGGTCCGGTACTTCGTCCAATCAATGAACGGCTCGTTCCAGCTGCCGTCCAGTGAACAGATGATGCAGCACTGGGAGATGGAGAAGAGCGAGCGACTGGCGCGAGGGTACACCAAGAGACAGGCGCACATGATGGGTCCAGACCAGGTATGTGGTGGGGGGAGGAGGCGGAGGTGATGTCATCCACAAACAGAAAAGACATTGGCTTTCTTTAACCATTGACTATACTAATATTGACGTTTTCTGAGCTAGTTAAGAAGctgaaccaaaaaaaaaacatttctatgaCAGCTTTCGCGTCATCCCGCCTTTGGGAATTTAATGTAACCGCTAATACATCAACACATCGCAACAAAGAAACAACTACTACAAGCTGTTGGTAGTAAGGTTATACTTAGTGTTTGGTTTACCGGAGTAGATGCATGACTTATCACACATTACATCGCCGCACGACGGACGGaaagtttagttttttatttgtgtgtcCTTAATAATATCAGTGTAggttatgtattaaaaattgtaagcgCGACGGGAACTTTTTGTAAGACTACAGACGTCGAAGATCACGGATTAATTGACCTGTACTTTAGTAAAAACGATTTAGCACCACATTTGTAAATTACTGCGGAACTAGTCCTTATTAGGACAGTACTGTTAGTATTGAACTGGTGATAGCTGTTTGGTTTACCTACTCTTGAAACAGTCGATGACGTCACACACCATATAACACAATACAGGATGCATGCAGCCGATGTCGACGGCCTTACATTGTATTATCAACATATTTACCGGAACTACTCTTTATAATGACTTCCTTGATGCAcgttttgaattatttctaGAAGGTATTTAAGTAGATGTTTAAGAAATAGACGAAGGTTGAAAATCAAACAGCTTTTGTCAGGAAGTCCTATATTGGGCTGTGGACATATGAGAGCACTGCGAACGCTGTGTCAtagttaagtatatatattaacacacCAGGGCGACTATTACGTGTCGCTGTCAGACGAGGGCCAGCTGTCCCCGCTGCCTCCCGTACTCACCGCCATACACAACGACAGCAGTCTCAGATTCCTGAACGACCTCGCCACCTATAGGCTTGACGTCTACACTGTCATCGATGACAGCCGCTATAAATGTCAACGAGCACAGGATATGACACAGTCACAGATTATATAGAAAACGAAACACTTggattaatataatcattcgTTTATAACTCATTGTCAGTTGCCATTGTGacctttattcatatttataggGTACTCTATTTACTCTgttctttttaaacaaattttaatacattattttaaattttttaagtgtATTTTTGCTACAGTTTATATGaagtaatagaataaaatgagaaattttcattacactCACTTCGGATTAGGTAATATATCTATACAGGTATaccacatataatatatttatacccaTATAAATCGAATGACATAATCGTATACACAATggtaaaattcaataaaatattaacgtttaaaatttttatcatttggcCCTCATTGAAATCTACCTATACGAATATTGcgatatctttattaaatataaagcagCAGATATAGTTAAAGCTGTGTTGTTAAAGAAGAGCGTTGAGTCACGTGTATAAattcacaatatataaaacaaatttgacGGAAGTCGCAGCATAAACTTAgtcaataacaaaatgttatccAAGTTTACAATTCATGCTAGTACTGTAACTTCCGAAGCCACGCGACTGTAACGTCAGTCACACTTACACTCGTAAAGAATATTAGGATCTgttcataaaatgtttttaataaagctaTATGGTTCTCAGAATGAACTCAATCAAAAGCAATGAATTGTGACAAACTCCCTGACAATGACaacggaaaatatttttagttgttaAAAGGAATTAGACTCACACGTTTCTCACATGTTTAAAGGATAGTTAGGATTAGTGACAGAGGGAACATGTGCCTATCCATTGCACACAGACTGTTTCtttagaaataaatctttttaatttttccttatttcttCCTTCTTTCTACTTGTTTTAATTCAAAGCCTTTGGCTTTTAGTCTCAATTCGTATAAAAGGTCTTTTTATaagctatggcttcattcgcactggaaccGTTGAATACTTTGCTAatatcaacgtttttatttgttaaacgaattataatctcGACTACCTCCTGTGTGGAGgaaacacgaaggagtttgtcGAATGGAATAaggcatttatttaataatatatatatttttaagaagactGAGTAGTAATTATACTTTGGTGTTCGTTTAAAAATGAGCGACATTGGTCTGACTGACGAAAAAagaactaatatatttaacgaatccatttttaatatctgtataGCGTATGCTTACCTCAAGTTTGGTCCGACGCTCCAGACGATACCTTTGCCGGTTCTCGTTCAAACCTCCGTCGATACTATTAGATGCGATGATTTAAAAGAGAACAGCTAACTAGTGACACCTACGGAACCCTTACTCATATACCTATTTCATGTGAGTCGTAATAGTTCAGTGTCTGATAGCGAACAGACCTGCCGTTATAAATtaggtttttatttgtctttagtacaaattaaaatttaatacacataACACACTAGTGGCGGACACCTGGGTGTGTCTTACGTTTGtagtcattttttattttgtctagCCTTGAATTACGCACCTtctattctttaatatattggtACTCATACCTACTTGTATTGCTcgttatttttctgttaacaataaaattggtCCGGCCATTTTTCTGCGGATTATTTTTCACTGACTTGTTTATTCTTAACAGCTTTTTAAGGCTTCTCGTCGCGTAACAACTCCGGTAGTATTAATAGCTGCTTTAATTgctttctaaattatatttcctttaaattttcaattacagtTCTGTAACCTTTTAGTTGGTTGTAATTGATTCTCTTTTTCACCAAGTGCTCTGTaggttaatgagatctaagactatcgcgagtattcatttaaatgaaactaatatttttcggattactacgcgtattttattattttaaaaactacataccccTGACGTTTCTTGTTGGACAAGACCCACTgccagacattcacatctcgtctgcccgtgaacacggttgctgcatagtaaccgaaacgtcggagtatgttgttaaaaatgattttaaacaagTAGTAAAACCGAAAAATAGTAGTTTCATTAACTCGATAGATTCGTAATTTCTAGTTCTAGCACTTGATTTTGTCtggcataatttattttattacctcttgatattatttaatgtaccaCTAGAGATCGGGCGTGGGTGAAGGGTTGAAGGGTTGCACCCCACAGTTtactcaatatttaaaaaataaaataacgttgACGTCATCTCATTGGTTAGATATAAGGTTATCGGATGTCACAACTAACCTTTTAAAtagataagaaaatttttctatgataaattaaatgaaacacaagacaatgaaatattttattaaaaaaaagaaataataaaaataataaaaattattgtgtatTAATGGATGAAGTTACCAGGAGAGCATAAACAGCGAGGTCGTTAGACTCACTCACCTCCAGCCGACGCGACGTGTGGATACGTTCAAACGAAGCTCACGACTGGAGAGGCCTCCCGTTGTCCACAGTCCGTCGTGAGCTGGCGATAACAGCCCTCGTCCGCGGCTCACGTCACAATACAATATATCCATAGCGAGGTCGCTCGCTCTCATTGTAATGATTGTTGTTCCAGCAACGGTACTACAGCTCGTTGGCGACCGAGGCGCGGACTAAGGACCTGCCGTCCGTCATCACCAAGATGCGGGACGAGAGCTCGATCCGCTTCCTCCACAAACTACAGACTTACCGTATGGACGTGTACAAGATCATAGACGACGACACATACGAAGTCATCAGCGGCGGGAAGAGGGAGGTTTACTCTTAGGTGTAGTGTAGTATAGTGTAGAATAGAATAGTTCATAGGTAATAGGTAATATAGTTGTCTTATCCGAGGAGTTCCGCCGGTATAATGTACTCTATGTCGCGATACGCCGACCTCTGTGTTGCCCTCTATAGTATTTATTGTCACATATTATTGCGTACggatttatttatgtcaaataaaacacTCTGTCagccaaaaatatttttatttaagcgtatttataacctttatattatagatgctgatatattataactctTTAAATCTAGTATTACAATGTATGGCTTCCCCTCCGTCACGTCCACTGCGCTCGTTTCAGAAAACGTTACACATGTACATACAGTTAGTAAGTATCGTCTCTCGACTCCTACGCTTTGTACCATACAGTACGTTAAGTGTGAATATTCGATCTTTGTACTTACATTATACAActgttgattttaatttattttatttcataagacaactaacattatataaaaatacgacATTCTCATAACACTCTTTTAGTTTCGTCAAATTCGTTTTTCAtctcatttataatgttttgaaaagaaaaaactcttatataattattattctatataaaaagtaaatgtcCTCCTACGTCATATCTTATGCATCAAACTAAATctatactataataaacaCAGTAGGTACGACGCTCGTTACACGCCGGTTACACGCCGATTACGGCAACGGTAGGCAAAACAGTACGCTACTTTCAGAATGGAAGAAATCATCACTGCGGACTATGTACAGCACACGGAGCGCGTTCTGAAACTACTGTACACGAAACAAATGTATGGGGAGCATCTCACATCACAGACATAACGTAAAGAGCATTTCAGATCGCACCTCGACCGTACGAACAGACAGTGACATaactattcattattatatataaattataaccgttaccaaacattaaaaaatgctAAACATGTACACTGTACACTGTACACTGTAGATCATATAAAAAGCGTTTGAAACGTGAGAGAATCTAAACAACCTCTTTCCACCGACATCGCACCTTTTGGCCACTTCCTACAAAACCTATCTACTCAATACTCCCTAACCTTGGTCTCCTACGTTTATCCCTGTCTTTTCAgtccacatatatatataatataaaaataaaaacacatcaAGACAATGTCAGTTGGAGCAGAGCACGCGACGCGCACAGTATCGAGTACAACCTTACCGTTAAGACAAACTAAGAACAGTTCCGAGAGCTTAGCACCATCCGTGTAACGTGTACACCGACCaacgaaaataataaacgaaatataaaaacatatatggaaaacaacaaacaaacatatcagattcataatttataaaaccttatCTCTCCACACATTCCGCAGTTTTTGTAACTGACTAACATACCTACGATCACTGGTAGACTTCCGAAGTAATAAAGGACTAGCTGAAGGTAGTTGTATTGCAATCGACATACTCGGACGAGAACTTATACATGTAGAGTATGTGTTATATAAacgtatacatatgtaaaaaagGCATTCCCTCGCACCGCcacaagtataaaaataaatcacatatCATCACTTCATTAGCGTGGGCCTCACGTGGAGCCTTCGACCCACATGGCCCGCGAGGCCCGCGAGGCCCACGCTATACCCTCTCCCGCACGATCCACTTATCCTACTCAGCCAACAAGGCCCACAAGGCTCACTACATCCACCTGTCTCACGAGACCCACTAGAGCCATCAGTCCCACTCCACCAAACGTAACATCAAACAAGGACACCGCTAAACATAACAAGGGTAACTTTAACACGAATGTACCTTTAGTACGAGGACACGTACTACACCCGCCGCGTCTACGACCAGTCCACATCAAACTATCCGTGTGTCGGCCGACGACACGTAACGTCCGCTGTACTTCAACACCTTGTATACTCTGTACTAGACAGTGAGAGGCGGACTCCACACGTACAGTACCGgtgtgtgacgtcacttcTTATAAACTACTGATTcacaaatagtaaaaaaattatgaagaaaCTATTCTATTGCACTGGCGACgtcttttaaacatttgtttttatataattttccttttCCATAGTATGTGAGATGTCCGCTATggaagaatattttacattttcaataattattataaatctctataattaaattaattatatttttttacattaaatatatattttttcttcttcgTTTCGTGAGTTAAGTACCAGGGTGTCATAACAGGAAGGCGGGTTCTATATGTGCGACCTTCCTTTCCTTTAATTTTCCGTGAGGTTATTTCGCCGGCGGGTCCCTGGCGCCCGAGTGTCTAGGAGTTGTCCTGCAGCGGTATGTGCGGCTCCATGGTGAGGGCCTGCTGGGTGGGGTCGTAGTGACCCGCGAGGTAGTACACGTCGTTGTTGTCGTACACGGTGCTGTACCGGGCCGGGTCGTCCCCCAGCCGCTCCTGGTACTGTGCCAGGGGCAGGACCTCACACTTGTGGGATATCGTCTGGACGTCGTTCTCGTCGGTGTGCGGGGACTCGAACAGCCCGCCCTGGAACATCCGTTCGTGTCACAACAATGCGATATGTGTCGGTTATATTTGGTCAAAGGTCTTGTCACAGTGTTCGTACTCACCGGGTACTTCAAGTCTCGGCAGCCGGCCGTCTCCTCAGGGTGGTAGAACCAGTGTACCCTGACCGCCATGGCACCTCGGGCCTGCCAAAGGGCCGCGATCCGTCCTATGTAGGGGCGGTCGGCGCGGCCGGTGGACAGGAACACCGCCGCCTCACCCACCTTCACACCGTCCAGGGACGACAAAACAGATTACTACTTAGTTTATAATGGACTCCTGCTACCTACTGTCCTAGAACAGCAACAACGGTCGAGGGAGAATCAAAAACATAACTCCACtttcttataattacaaaataaccaGAAAAGTTACTACAAGTTGTTGTCACCATCATTGCTAGTGATACGAGACATCTGGACTCCTCAATTGTCTACCCACATGTAGTATTTCCTCCCCGCGTTGTATGGCCTTGTAGAATAGTTTCCTGTGCCGAGGCCTGGTGGTCCTCCTGTAGGCGGGCCCGTGCCACCTCCACAACGCTCCCCCCGGGAGGAAGGCCGCCATCTTGCTGACACCGCCGCCGCCGTCCGAGGATGTAGAGGACACCGTGCGCTTCTTCGCCTTCTGGAGACGCACACGACATTAATATACGCCATGCATAGAACCTTACCGCGTGTCGGATTAATTACCTTTTTAGAAGTATCGGTGGACGTGGACGCTGCCGCGGTCTCTGGGAGCGGCTCCTCCAGGCCGATCCCGCTATCCTTCAGGTTATCCTTCGCATCTTCCTTCTTGagtgttattttattcaaattactgAAATCCAGCACCGCATTCTTCACTAGACTCTTCTTGGACAGCACGGCCTTCTTGATGACAGTTTTCATGTTTTCTTCCGGAGACTTCTCGACCGCTATGAGAGTGGAGAGGCGGTCGTTGGAGTCGAGCGAGTCCTCGTTGGACTTGTTGGAGTCCATGTAGTCCGAGGATGATTTCTGTCTGTGATCGTCGCCCGAGGAACTGGAATGTTCCTTGCATATTGAGTGATGTCTCTTCTTGTGTTTCCGGTGATGTTTCTTGTGATGCCTGCGATGCTTCCCGTGTTCCTCGCAGCACTTgtgtttctttttcttcttctttatATATTCTGAGCCGGGTCCGTCCTCGCTCGTCAGTCGCCTCATCTTTTCTTTGCGATGTTTCTTTAACTTCTTCCTATCTCTGTGTCTATCTTCTTCCTCCTTCTGTCCATCGTTCTGTGCTTCGTTCTTGACGTCATTGCTCGTGGAAGCCGTCGAGTGTTTTTTATCTTCCGTCACGCTCGTATTACGCCGCCGTTTGCTCAGAGTAAACAATGTGTTTTCGTATTCTGCAAATGAAAAACAGTGTTATATAATCATAAGATGTGTAACACAGAACAGTCAATAACGTAACAACTATAATTAATACCCAACCAGAACAATTTCGCTCACGTAACATTTCTACTATCATAAAGCCTCAAAACTTACCCACGATAGGATAATTGGGTTCCAAGAATCTGATATCTTCGATGGCTATCCTACCGGAGTCACCGTCATCGAATTCCACCGCGACAAATTTGTCATGGTGTGGGTCAGGGGAAGACACGGCCACTGTTCCCGGATACAAACAGCGGTACTGCTGGGACCAGTACGCACATACACGGGTACCGGATGGAAGCTCCCGGACACTAGACGGACTCACCTCCAGGATCTGGGAGAGTAGAGGATATGGTTTACAGAGAACTGTCTGATTTATGAAAAGAAGATATGATCCGATTATTATAACTGTAAGACCGTAATGATTGTGTTTGTGATGGCCATACatcaagtttattattttaaaaaattaaacgctCCTATGAATCAAGATTCTAATGAATTCTCGTTAAGAGTTCCAAGTTAACTTGGCCTCGGGTCTCTGTTTGAACTATGTATACATATCAAAGTACTCACGGCATCTCTCAATGTTTCCTCCCTCGACAGTATGTGCGGTTTATTTCCTCTCTCTCCGTCTAATGTTATTGCGTACACGTCAGGGGCCTGTACAGCGCTCAACTTCCCCGCGTAGAAGAGTCCTCCTCTCGCCGTGAGCACTCTCGGCGATGTGTCTATTTTTTCTTCTGTCAAAGTACATTTCGATATCTTCGTCTGAGTCCCTGGTTCGTGCTGTGTTTGCTCCGCGTTCGCCTCTGCTCTCTCTTTCGACTTAGTACTCTTCCGTTTCTTTCTTGCACGTCTTCTTTCCTTGTCACTATCACTGGAGGCGCTTGCTCTCCGCAGGGCTAGCTCTATTTCTGACATGTCGTCTCTCGAATGCTTCCTTGCTAACCGGTCTACCTTCTCCCTGTTCTTCTGCCTCACCTCGTTGAGACTTTCCATGGAGGAGCTCGCAGATCTGTTGAGCCCCCAATCGTTTTCGTCTTCCTCGGAGTACATCTTCACGACAGGCTCCGCTTTTAGTTTCGGCCGGACCTTACTAGTTCTACTCCCGTCGTCTCTCGAGGGTTCGCCCTTTGAGTACAATATGTTCCCTTTAAGTTTTCCTTTCGCCAGTAAGTAACCGACGAGAGTGTTTTTCGACTTCGGTTTCTTGGCTACGATGGTTTCCGTGGAGTCGGGACTGGAGACTTTCCTCGGTCTTCCCACTTTACGTTTCTTGGATGAGCCTCTATCGGAGTCCGGTGAGAGAGCTGGACTCGCACTGAGCTGTAGGCACGGTGCGGGCGTGACGAGCGCCGGCAGTGGCGGAGTAAGGGCGTCCAGCTGAGCGCGCTTCTCGTCACACTGCCGCTGCAGGTCTTGTAGACGTTCCCTCATATCTTTCTCCATGGCGTTCACCAGCGCCTGCGCGGACGGGACGCTCGACGTGTGGGAACAATTCACCATCCCACAGGAACATGCCGTCACTCGCCGTAAACTCGCCTCCAACTCGCCACCTTCAGATTTGTCGGTGTCCTTTCTCTCCCTTTTGTGTCGGCGCATCTTTTCCAACTTGTGTCGTAATCTCTCTTCTTTATCTGTACTTCTCTTTCTCCTTCTCTCGCCCGAAGCGTCATCTCTGTGTCTGTGTCTTTCTTTTTTCAATTCGGACGATATCTCCCTCTCCCTTTCCCTTTCTGTGGGACTCAGCAGCTCCGTCTTAATAAAAGTTCGCGAGGTCGAGGGCATATTTGGGGAGGGGCTCTCCTCAACCTCCTCCATGAATCTCTGCTCCGCCAAAGCACACAGCAACCCCAACCCATCCAGGGACGGCTTGTCGCTGTCACCTG encodes:
- the LOC116771003 gene encoding senecionine N-oxygenase-like isoform X1, which codes for MRVCVVGAGAAGLCSARHLLAEPLVSRVDILEQSSGLGGTWVYTENVGYDDFGLPIHTSMYKSLRTNLPKEVMGFPDFPIKGSEKSYISAKEMLNFLDRYAEEHNVKKCIKFKHHVQMIKPKQTPAGELWDVTYKHLATGLSTTREYDYVFVCNGHYNTPFIPNIPGLKNFEGEVMHSHDYRVPDVFKDKNVLVIGAGPSGLDIALEITSVCSKVILSHHIKDQLKSTFPSNLEQKPDVVRIEGNAAVFQDGTTEQIDVVFLCTGYLYNFPFLHESCDIVVEDNCVEPLYKHVVNIRHPSMCFIGVPYYVCAFSMFDLQVRYFVQSMNGSFQLPSSEQMMQHWEMEKSERLARGYTKRQAHMMGPDQGDYYVSLSDEGQLSPLPPVLTAIHNDSSLRFLNDLATYRLDVYTVIDDSRYKCQRAQDMTQSQII
- the LOC116771003 gene encoding senecionine N-oxygenase-like isoform X2, producing the protein MRVCVVGAGAAGLCSARHLLAEPLVSRVDILEQSSGLGGTWVYTENVGYDDFGLPIHTSMYKSLRTNLPKEVMGFPDFPIKGSEKSYISAKEMLNFLDRYAEEHNVKKCIKFKHHVQMIKPKQTPAGELWDVTYKHLATGLSTTREYDYVFVCNGHYNTPFIPNIPGLKNFEGEVMHSHDYRVPDVFKDKNVLVIGAGPSGLDIALEITSVCSKVILSHHIKDQLKSTFPSNLEQKPDVVRIEGNAAVFQDGTTEQIDVVFLCTGYLYNFPFLHESCDIVVEDNCVEPLYKHVVNIRHPSMCFIGVPYYVCAFSMFDLQVRYFVQSMNGSFQLPSSEQMMQHWEMEKSERLARGYTKRQAHMMGPDQQRYYSSLATEARTKDLPSVITKMRDESSIRFLHKLQTYRMDVYKIIDDDTYEVISGGKREVYS
- the LOC116773687 gene encoding protein winged eye isoform X1, whose translation is MLGGAAGGARSRPPTDLHQGVTRFPLYSLFPTQGNRSTQIHKVSESVFSSSVSSLAAPAAPPAPPPPTHSPYPPLHLELLNCSHRLLLADKETSKMEDSKMGKCIPETLCCPEQRQLLDGVMMEPLTIKMEQAKRTCNTCLTTSPKKVIHTDGGCSRTNPVTWLGVGHVGGHVGGQSVVQVKREPQHMHVSELVAVKLEQASPGHKPDPPPIPPSLNNGSIPVGIAVARQRVGDGGLLAALSQKDNQRLHDIDTQAAMTVGVANVLCDDRPAPMAWPTPAPAAPPLWQYPAQVSMESMMVGGMGGVGVGSVGSGMSSVGGFQLVREPSSGALLLLPAPPDLPHAVVWGGVPYPSTPLLLPPAPHPSHHLQLLPGDLLASTATLQHTHTHSTRLVTLAPAPPAQPHPHPVDKRKPLMQPIITPHTLIKIEPEPPQEKPQAFAPEPVQQPILTTHLYYQPDFQEQACRPQGPPAAPQTPPPEVPAHKDASNQTDHIDEDDDSPINADEDEREVACVGVAHYPEGSNIIQIQPLHQSIDGAEETTLEGLVAATVVGAVEKAINAMEREEAADNSSSRGSHDLVIDTAGSMTPLQAQQRPPVDVSGLELLSNSIEQFERTTPSNHAAGSDQAPLTIDTRPSTKINILIKTSPRSPSQDDDVVETHKIRFQFPLVETGDSDKPSLDGLGLLCALAEQRFMEEVEESPSPNMPSTSRTFIKTELLSPTEREREREISSELKKERHRHRDDASGERRRKRSTDKEERLRHKLEKMRRHKRERKDTDKSEGGELEASLRRVTACSCGMVNCSHTSSVPSAQALVNAMEKDMRERLQDLQRQCDEKRAQLDALTPPLPALVTPAPCLQLSASPALSPDSDRGSSKKRKVGRPRKVSSPDSTETIVAKKPKSKNTLVGYLLAKGKLKGNILYSKGEPSRDDGSRTSKVRPKLKAEPVVKMYSEEDENDWGLNRSASSSMESLNEVRQKNREKVDRLARKHSRDDMSEIELALRRASASSDSDKERRRARKKRKSTKSKERAEANAEQTQHEPGTQTKISKCTLTEEKIDTSPRVLTARGGLFYAGKLSAVQAPDVYAITLDGERGNKPHILSREETLRDAILEVSPSSVRELPSGTRVCAYWSQQYRCLYPGTVAVSSPDPHHDKFVAVEFDDGDSGRIAIEDIRFLEPNYPIVEYENTLFTLSKRRRNTSVTEDKKHSTASTSNDVKNEAQNDGQKEEEDRHRDRKKLKKHRKEKMRRLTSEDGPGSEYIKKKKKKHKCCEEHGKHRRHHKKHHRKHKKRHHSICKEHSSSSGDDHRQKSSSDYMDSNKSNEDSLDSNDRLSTLIAVEKSPEENMKTVIKKAVLSKKSLVKNAVLDFSNLNKITLKKEDAKDNLKDSGIGLEEPLPETAAASTSTDTSKKKAKKRTVSSTSSDGGGGVSKMAAFLPGGALWRWHGPAYRRTTRPRHRKLFYKAIQRGEEILHVGEAAVFLSTGRADRPYIGRIAALWQARGAMAVRVHWFYHPEETAGCRDLKYPGGLFESPHTDENDVQTISHKCEVLPLAQYQERLGDDPARYSTVYDNNDVYYLAGHYDPTQQALTMEPHIPLQDNS
- the LOC116773687 gene encoding protein winged eye isoform X2, which translates into the protein MLGGAAGGARSRPPTDLHQGVTRFPLYSLFPTQGNRSTQIHKVSESVFSSSVSSLAAPAAPPAPPPPTHSPYPPLHLELLNCSHRLLLADKETSKMEDSKMGKCIPETLCCPEQRQLLDGVMMEPLTIKMEQAKRTCNTCLTTSPKKVIHTDGGCSRTNPVTWLGVGHVGGHVGGQSVVQVKREPQHMHVSELVAVKLEQASPGHKPDPPPIPPSLNNGSIPVGIAVARQRVGDGGLLAALSQKDNQRLHDIDTQAAMTVGVANVLCDDRPAPMAWPTPAPAAPPLWQYPAQVSMESMMVGGMGGVGVGSVGSGMSSVGGFQLVREPSSGALLLLPAPPDLPHAVVWGGVPYPSTPLLLPPAPHPSHHLQLLPGDLLASTATLQHTHTHSTRLVTLAPAPPAQPHPHPVDKRKPLMQPIITPHTLIKIEPEPPQEKPQAFAPEPVQQPILTTHLYYQPDFQEQACRPQGPPAAPQTPPPEVPAHKDASNQTDHIDEDDDSPINADEDEREVACVGVAHYPEGSNIIQIQPLHQSIDGAEETTLEGLVAATVVGAVEKAINAMEREEAADNSSSRGSHDLVIDTAGSMTPLQAQQRPPVDVSGLELLSNSIEQFERTTPSNHAAGSDQAPLTIDTRPSTKINILIKTSPRSPSQDDDVVETHKIRFQFPLVETGDSDKPSLDGLGLLCALAEQRFMEEVEESPSPNMPSTSRTFIKTELLSPTEREREREISSELKKERHRHRDDASGERRRKRSTDKEERLRHKLEKMRRHKRERKDTDKSEGGELEASLRRVTACSCGMVNCSHTSSVPSAQALVNAMEKDMRERLQDLQRQCDEKRAQLDALTPPLPALVTPAPCLQLSASPALSPDSDRGSSKKRKVGRPRKVSSPDSTETIVAKKPKSKNTLVGYLLAKGKLKGNILYSKGEPSRDDGSRTSKVRPKLKAEPVVKMYSEEDENDWGLNRSASSSMESLNEVRQKNREKVDRLARKHSRDDMSEIELALRRASASSDSDKERRRARKKRKSTKSKERAEANAEQTQHEPGTQTKISKCTLTEEKIDTSPRVLTARGGLFYAGKLSAVQAPDVYAITLDGERGNKPHILSREETLRDAILEVSPSSVRELPSGTRVCAYWSQQYRCLYPGTVAVSSPDPHHDKFVAVEFDDGDSGRIAIEDIRFLEPNYPIVEYENTLFTLSKRRRNTSVTEDKKHSTASTSNDVKNEAQNDGQKEEEDRHRDRKKLKKHRKEKMRRLTSEDGPGSEYIKKKKKKHKCCEEHGKHRRHHKKHHRKHKKRHHSICKEHSSSSGDDHRQKSSSDYMDSNKSNEDSLDSNDRLSTLIAVEKSPEENMKTVIKKAVLSKKSLVKNAVLDFSNLNKITLKKEDAKDNLKDSGIGLEEPLPETAAASTSTDTSKKAKKRTVSSTSSDGGGGVSKMAAFLPGGALWRWHGPAYRRTTRPRHRKLFYKAIQRGEEILHVGEAAVFLSTGRADRPYIGRIAALWQARGAMAVRVHWFYHPEETAGCRDLKYPGGLFESPHTDENDVQTISHKCEVLPLAQYQERLGDDPARYSTVYDNNDVYYLAGHYDPTQQALTMEPHIPLQDNS